The Syngnathus typhle isolate RoL2023-S1 ecotype Sweden linkage group LG1, RoL_Styp_1.0, whole genome shotgun sequence genome includes a window with the following:
- the slitrk2 gene encoding SLIT and NTRK-like protein 2 has protein sequence MLSGVLFLSVLTVTSLSPSETESRKTSASKDICKIRCACEERENILNINCENKGFTTVSQFQAPPNKISQLFLNGNFLSRIGANEFVNYGNVTSLHLGNNGLQEIGSNAFQGLRFLKRLHLNNNNLEGIKEDMFAGLESMEYLQADYNYISTIEPGAFSKLNKLKVLILNDNLLLSLPPNIFRFVLLTHLDLRGNRLKTLPFAGVLEHIGGIMEIQLEENPWNCTCDLIPLKSWLDTISVFVGDIVCETPFRLHGKDITQLIKQDLCPRRNAGERAHPASDSHFQGALPATYLPGMISPTRLPKASRPPKMRYRPTPRIAKDKHVFGPIMVYQTRSPVPILCPSVCVCTSQNPDSGLNINCQERKLHNISELNPKPSYPKKLHLTGNYLQVIYRPDLTEYSLLELLHLGNNRIAVIQEGAFENLTNLRRLYLNGNYIESLSQSLFAGLQSLQYLYLEYNVIKDILPQTFNALHNLQLLFLNNNLLRSLPDNVFGGTMLTRLNLRNNHFSYLPVKGVLDQLSAFIQIDLQENPWDCTCHIVALKNWMELSSTSVVVNEITCDSPSKHAGRLLRSLRNEAICPEPSQEPPPQYAPPTKAPTFVSPSTESPTPSSSSSFSSVRPTESRLQTPELHPEVPLSVLILGLLIVFILSVCFGAGLFVFVLKRRKGVEHVPTGSNNIDLNSFQLQYGSYNPEPTQDKNSQSHVYNYIPPPMGSMCQNPIYIQKDGEQVAFYRNLKELSFGPLNAKKDDILTRSSGAFTIGTVDFKDKSPTSPPEMLYQNVGERPNKELPTAAGTSPFSYNFCTLPKRPCIVPPYEAATAPRHVTNQDMLSKTVVYGTPRKCFGVELPSKNSEHQFLLHGKLKTEPDYLEVLEKHTAMSQL, from the coding sequence ATGCTGAGCGGTGTCCTCTTTCTGAGCGTCCTCACGGTCACCAGCCTGTCGCCATCTGAGACGGAGAGCCGCAAAACTTCAGCCTCCAAAGATATCTGCAAGATCCGCTGCGCCTGCGAGGAGAGAGAGAACATTTTGAATATTAACTGTGAGAATAAAGGATTTACCACCGTCAGCCAGTTCCAGGCACCCCCAAATAAGATCTCACAGCTTTTTCTAAATGGGAACTTCCTGTCTCGTATTGGTGCAAATGAGTTTGTCAATTATGGCAATGTCACCTCTCTGCATCTGGGCAATAATGGATTACAGGAGATCGGGAGCAATGCTTTTCAGGGGCTGCGCTTCTTAAAGAGGCTGCACttgaacaacaacaacctgGAGGGGATAAAGGAAGACATGTTTGCGGGACTCGAGAGTATGGAGTATTTACAGGCAGATTATAATTATATCAGCACCATTGAACCAGGCGCTTTCAGTAAACTGAACAAGCTTAAAGTCTTGATCCTCAATGACAACCTCCTGTTGTCTTTGCCTCCAAATATCTTCCGCTTCGTGCTCCTTACCCATTTGGATTTACGTGGCAACAGGCTCAAGACTTTGCCCTTTGCAGGGGTTCTGGAGCACATTGGTGGGATCATGGAGATCCAGCTGGAAGAAAACCCGTGGAATTGTACTTGTGATCTGATTCCTCTAAAATCCTGGTTGGACACTATTTCAGTCTTTGTGGGGGACATTGTATGCGAGACGCCATTCAGGCTCCACGGTAAAGACATCACGCAGCTGATAAAGCAGGATCTGTGCCCACGCAGAAATGCTGGCGAGCGTGCTCACCCTGCCTCTGACTCTCACTTCCAAGGGGCGCTGCCCGCAACCTACCTCCCCGGCATGATCTCCCCCACGCGTCTCCCTAAAGCCTCGCGACCCCCTAAAATGCGCTACCGGCCGACTCCTCGCATCGCAAAGGACAAACACGTCTTTGGGCCTATAATGGTTTACCAGACACGCTCGCCTGTGCCTATATTGTgccccagtgtgtgtgtgtgcacatcccAAAACCCGGACAGTGGGCTGAACATCAACTGTCAAGAGCGGAAGTTGCATAACATCAGTGAGTTGAACCCAAAGCCCTCGTACCCAAAGAAACTGCACCTGACCGGTAACTACCTTCAAGTGATCTACAGACCCGATCTGACGGAGTACAGTCTGCTGGAGCTGCTTCATTTAGGAAATAACCGGATCGCGGTGATTCAGGAAGGCGCATTTGAGAACCTGACAAATCTGAGGCGGCTCTATTTGAACGGGAATTACATCGAGTCGCTTTCGCAATCGCTTTTTGCCGGCCTGCAATCGCTCCAGTATCTGTATTTGGAATACAATGTCATCAAAGACATTTTACCGCAGACCTTCAACGCTTTACATAACCTTCAGCTGCTTTTTCTCAACAATAACCTGCTGAGATCACTGCCTGACAACGTCTTCGGGGGCACCATGCTAACGCGACTCAATTTAAGGAATAATCACTTCTCCTATCTGCCCGTTAAGGGTGTGCTTGACCAGTTATCGGCATTTATCCAGATTGACCTCCAGGAGAACCCCTGGGACTGCACCTGTCACATTGTGGCACTCAAAAACTGGATGGAGCTGTCCAGCACCAGTGTCGTGGTTAATGAAATCACTTGTGACTCACCCTCTAAGCACGCTGGTCGCCTGCTGCGCTCACTGCGCAATGAGGCCATCTGTCCCGAGCCAAGCCAAGAGCCCCCACCTCAATATGCCCCCCCTACCAAAGCCCCGACATTTGTGAGTCCCAGTACTGAGTCACCAacaccctcttcctcctcttctttcagCTCAGTCAGACCCACTGAATCCCGACTGCAAACCCCTGAGCTGCATCCAGAAGTCCCGCTTTCAGTTCTCATTCTAGGGCTTCTTATTGTTTTCATCCTGTCAGTCTGTTTTGGAGCAGGGCTCTTTGTCTTTGTTCTAAAACGACGCAAAGGGGTGGAACATGTCCCAACGGGCTCTAACAATATAGATCTGAACTCCTTCCAACTGCAGTATGGCTCCTACAATCCAGAACCAACCCAAGATAAAAATTCCCAAAGTCATGTGTATAATTACATCCCCCCACCCATGGGTTCTATGTGCCAAAACCCAATTTACATACAAAAAGATGGCGAGCAAGTGGCATTTTACCGTAACCTCAAGGAGCTAAGCTTTGGGCCTCTGAATGCAAAGAAAGATGATATTCTTACACGCAGCTCGGGAGCTTTTACCATCGGCACAGTGGATTTTAAGGACAAATCGCCAACATCGCCGCCGGAAATGTTATATCAAAATGTAGGCGAGAGGCCCAACAAGGAGCTTCCAACAGCAGCTGGTACCTCACCCTTCAGTTATAATTTCTGCACTTTACCCAAAAGACCTTGCATCGTGCCCCCCTACGAGGCTGCCACAGCCCCGCGACATGTCACCAACCAAGACATGTTAAGCAAAACTGTGGTGTACGGAACCCCCAGGAAATGCTTTGGGGTCGAGCTCCCTTCCAAAAACAGTGAGCACCAATTTCTTCTTCATGGGAAGCTAAAAACAGAACCGGACTATCTGGAAGTTCTGGAGAAACACACGGCTATGAGCCAGCTGTAA